The window CGAAGGCACGGAACGAAAGAGCTCTACCCGACTGTTCCTGCCCGCCGATTGTGAGGCCACCCATCTCGGACGGAGCATGCCACAGGAGGATCTCGTTGCTCTCCTGCGCGCCCGGCGCGCTCGCACGAAACGTCACAGTGCGTCCGGCGGAGTCAGGCTGAGGTTCATCGAGCTCCAATCCGACGAAGCGACGATCCACGAAGTGCTCGGCGGGATACGAGCGCTCCGCCAACGTCTTCCCGGCCTCGTCCTGCAGGGAAAAGTGAACATCGTGCGAATTCGTGCGCGCGTACGTGCCCACCCGCACGTCGACGCGCGTGAGACCGTCGCGTTCGCAGACGAATCCCTGCTCCACTTCGGCTCCGGGACGCAACGGACCACCGGACTCGGCCTCGAGTTGGTACTGATCGAAAAGCGACCGCCCCGGCTCGATAGCGACTTCCGAACCGTCTCCGGCCTCGAGAACGATCGGTTCGGGAAGCGGACGTTCCCCTCTCGAACCACGATCGAAGACTTCAGTGAGGATCCCCACGAGGTCGTCCACCTGCCCGTTCGCCCCATACCGACGCCGAACATCGCGTCGGGCGGAGTCACCGAGGGACTGGCGGAGTGCGGGTTCCGACACGAGGCGGGCCAGCCCGTCCCGCCATTCGGTTTCGTCCTTGCAAAGCACCGCGACGCGCCCACCTCGGCTCCCCCGAACGAACGCCGGTGCATCACTCGCCAGCGTGGGTACACCCACCGCCGCGGCCTCGAGGAGCTTCACCTCGCTCTTGCCGAGGTTGAACGGTCGCGACGTATCCAGCGGCGCGAGGTTCACGTCGAGCGTGGCGAGCCGGGCCGGCAGTTCGTTCCACGGGACGAACGGCCACCGCTCGATCTGGCCCTCGAACGGTTCCAGGACGGTCGGCGTCGCGACGGGCCCGCCGAGAGCCAAGACCGTCTGCGGGAATCGCCCGAGCACATCCGCTAGTGCCGGGGCGACCATCGCGAGATCCGCATCGTGCGTGTCCGTACCCGAGGCGTAACCGATCCTGACGGGCCCGTCGGCCGCGCCCCTTGCGACCGGCGAACGCAGCCCGAGCAGATGATCAGAGAGGCCGTTGGCTAGACAGTACGAGGGATGCCCGAGATCTCGTGCGCCGTCCGCGAGTTCCGGTGTGCTTCCAAGAAATCCGTCGGCCGCATCCAAGCACCGAGCGTGCCCCTCCACGCTCTGCCGGTAGCCGTCGACGACCTGCGGATCCGGATGCTGCAGCGCCGGCGCGTCGGCCAGGTCGTCCGCGCGAAAAACGAAGTCGTCACTCGAGAACAGCACCGGAACCGCGCGCGCCCTCGCTTCGCGAACGACGCGTGCGACGGTGGCGCTGAACGGCGCTCGATACAGTACGATCAGCTCGGCGGCTCGGGCCGCAGCGACCGCGCGAAGGTCCGAGTGATAGAGGACGTCCCCCTGCATTCCCGCGAGGGCCAGGCGTTCCAGCAAGTTCCACGCGCGATAGCGTAGCGGTGCGCCGTCCATCCCGGTGAGGAACAACACTCGGCGCCCAGCGAGACGTCGTCGCGCCGCCGAGGGGCGTGGCCCCCCGGCTTCGCGCACGACTTCGCGATAGAGCGCCTCACTCGCTTGCGCGTGCGCGCGAACCGAGACCGGCTCCAGCGACGTTCGCGAAGCCAACGCACGCACCTCTTCCCGATCGGCCGCAAGCCGCCGCAGGGCGCTCGCCAGCGCGCCGACGGAGTTGGACGGCACGACCAGGCCGTTCTGCCCGTCGGTCACCACCTCTTGCGGGCCACCGCAATCCGACGTCATCACGGGCCGACCCCGCGCGAGCGCCTCGCGCGTCACCAACGAGAACGACTCCCGCATGATGGACGGGACGACAACTACGTCGGCCGCCGAGAGGACGTCATCCAACTGGTCCGCCGAGAACGGCGGATGGCAGCGAAGCCGCGCGCCCAGAGCCGTCGACCACTTCTCCGCTTCACTGCCGTCCACAGAGTACGCGTCGAGAACGAAGTCCTCGTCGAGCGACGCCGCCGCGGTGAGCAATACGTCGAGTCCTTTCGCGCGATTCCCTGCCCCTCCGACGAACACGAACCGGGTCGGGCCGGGTCCCGCCCCGGCCGCGCGCGCGACCGACGCCGGCATCGGCACTCCATTCTCGTGAACGACGACCCTCACACCCTCGAACCCGTTCTCGATCAGGCTCTCGCGCAAAAACGCAGACGGCACGACGATGCGCGCGACGTCCGACAGAGCGGCCTCCAAGGTCGCACGGCGTGCCGTGAAGTCGATCTCCGAGATGCCCGAGCAGCTCTTCGGCCGCACGTGCTTCGGGCAGATCTCCCCCTCGGGCGACAACCGGAAGAGGCACGGACAAAGCCACCACCAGTCGTGCATCGTGACGACGACGGGCGCACCAGCGGCCCGCGCCGCGCCGATCACTCCGGCACCGAGCCCTTGCAGACTGTGCACGTGCACGACATCCGGGCGGGTTTCTGCAAGGAAGCCCGCGAAGGCCTCGGTAGCGACCGGGTTCCAGTATCCATCGCGGGCCCAAGGCAGAAGAGCGCCTCCCACGTTCACCCGATACGTGTCGGCTGCATCGACGCGCCCACGGGCCACGGCGCCGAGCGGTTCGTCCGCGGTGGTCCGGCCACTGAAGACGGTACAGCCGTGTCCGAGGGCAACGAGTTCGGCAGCGAGCCGTCGGCAGACGACCGTGGCTCCTCCCTGGAACTCGGGCAGGTACAGCGCGCTTACGAGCGCTGCTCTCATACGGCCAACCCCGACCCCACCCGACTCTCCACGACAACCGCCATTCTCATCTGCCCCCTAACAGAGGCCATGGGTCGCGTCCCTTTTCGCCGACGTCCCGGGTTCGGGGAGCTTTTCTGCCGCCTTAGGCATTTGCGTCCTCCCGGCAGGGGCTTAGTATGAACGGGCTCGGGGGAGGCTGATGTCGGGGGAGAGTACGGGGCTGTTGCCGTGGGTGCGCCTGGGGCTGTCGAAGGTGTATCGAACACGGGTCTTTGACGTGCTGCGTCAAAGAAGCCGTTCGCCCCGCACGGGGCGTGAACACGACTTCTTCGTCCTGGAAGCCTGCGACTGGGTGAACGTCATTCCCCTCACGAACGACGACGAGGTCGTCCTGATCCGCCAGTACCGACACGGGATCGAAGACTTCACCCTCGAGATTCCCGGCGGGATGATCGACCCGACCGACGCGTCCCCCCAGGTCGCCGCAGGTCGCGAGATGCTCGAAGAGACCGGGTTCGGCTCGGACGACATCATCCCCCTCGGCTCCATCCATCCCAATCCGGCGATCCAGGCGAACCATTGTCACACCTTCCTCGCACGGGGCGCGGAGAAACGCGCCACCCCTTCGTTCGACGGCACCGAAGAGACCGAAGTAGTTCTCGAACCTCTCACCCGGATCCCGGAACTCATCCGCACCGGTTTGATCTCGCACGCCCTGGTCGTGGTCGCGTTCCACTGGCTCGAGCTGCGTGAGGAGGCACCTTCTTGACCCTGGCCAACCTGTCCCCGGCGTTTTCCCCCACGAGCCTTCGCTCAAAATGGAACATCATCGACGCGCTACCGATCCACATCGCGTCGATCGACGACCGCGGCATGATCCTCGAGACGAATCGATCCTGGAAAGAGTTCGGACATCCCGCTGTCGGCGAGACGCTGCTCTCCGGGTGGGCGGGCGACGCCACCGAGCCGCTCGTCGGATCCACCCTGAACCTCGGAATCGGCGAGCTGCTCGCCGGCACGCGAGATCGATTCGAAATCGAGTACCCGGTCCGGCGTTCCGACCAGACCGTGTGGCTGTCCCTATCCGCCTACCCGAGCCCGGGCGGCGCCGTCGTTTCCCAGACCGACATCACCGAGCGGCGGCGAGACGACATGCGCCGCGCGCAAGAGAACGCGAGCGCTCAGATCGACAGCGCCCTCGCGCGGGCCGGCCAGGGTCTGATCACATCCCTCGACCTTCCGGAGACGCTCGACCGCTTGTGCCGCCTGACCGTCGAACTCCTCGATTGCGATGCGAGCCACACGATCTTCTGGCAGGAAGAAGACGAGTCCTACAGAGCCGCCGCGTCCCACGGCGACACCAAGGAGAACACGGAGGCCATCCGGAACATGCGCCTCCCCCGCACGGCCTTCGTCGGCGCCGTCGCACGCGGCGAGAACGTCGCCGTCTCTCAGGTCGACTTTCGCGAACATGCCGTCGCCCCGCTCGCCTTGTTGGCCAAGCGATTGGGGGTCTGTCAGCTCCTGCAGATCTCGCTCCGCCACGGCGACAAGCGGATCGGATTTCAGACCGCGTGCCGCCGCAGCGACGAGCCCTTCACCGAGGTCGACGAGCGATTGGCCGCACGACTCGGACAACTGGCGTCGCTCGCCATCGAGAACGCACGGCTCGTCGGCCAACTCGGCGAGGCGAGCCGACTCAAGAGCGAATTCGTCGCCACGGTCTCCCACGAGCTGCGCACACCCATTCACGTCGTCCTCGGCTTCGCCGACCTCTTCCTCGACGGAGAGTTCGGCGAGCTCAGCGCCGATCAACACGACGGGATGAATCGGATCCAATTCGGAGCACGATCCTTGCTCGAACTGAGTGAAGCCGCGCTCCAGCTCACCCGGCTGGACGACGGCCAGGTCCCGGTCCACCTCGAAGACATCGATCTCGCGGAACTCGCCGACGAGGCGGAAAAGGAAGTTCGCGTGACGCAGCGCGATGCGGCCGTCGAGATCGAACGCCGAATCGCTCCCGACGTCGCGCGCGTCCATTCCGACCGCACCAAGCTCAAGTTGATTCTCAAGAGCCTCCTCAGCAACGGCCTCAAGTTCACCCCGGAAGGCGTGGTCTCGCTGAGCGCGAAGCGCCGGGGCACGGAGGTCGTCCTCGTCGTGAAAGACACCGGCGTCGGCATCGAGAGAGAAGCGCTCCCGACCATCTTCGAAGCGTTCCGCCAGGCCGACGGATCGACCGCCCGTCGGTACGCCGGCGTCGGGCTCGGACTTCACATCGCCCGCCGCGCCACCGAACGACTCGGAGGCTCCGTCCACGCCCAGAGCACCGAAGGCGAAGGCTCCCGCTTCGAAGTCGTGCTCCCCGCCGACCGGCCGCAAGCCTGACCTTCCGGTAGGTGGCGTTCCTCGAGGGGGAGGCTAGGGTTCGCAATCGTGGCCAAGGTCCAACGAAGCGCGGAAGAAGTGAAGGCGGCCGTTCTCCGAACCGCCAAAGAAATGTTGCGGACCGGGCTCGTCGAAGGGACCGCGGGGAATCTCTCCGCGCGCCTCCCCGACGGCAACGTCATCATGACGCCGTCGTCGCTCGACTACGAGGAGATGAAGCTCGAAGACCTCGTAGTCATCGACCTCGACGGCAACGTGCTCGAAGGGGAACGATCCCCCACCACCGAGAAGGCCCTACACCTCGCTTGCCTTCGCGCCCACGACGACCTCGGCGGCGTCATCCATTCGCATGCGATGTTCGCGACGATGTTCGCCGTCACCCGGCAACCGATCCCGTGCGTCATCGAGGAGTTTGACGTCTTCGTCGGCGGCGAAGTCCCGGTCGCCGAGTACAAGATGACCGGCAGCGACGAGCTCGGCGACGAAGTCGCTCGCTGGGTCGAGGACCGTGGCGCCGTCTTGATGGCGAACCACGGCCTGCTCACCGTCGGCAAAGACATCGAGAATGCGATGAAGGTCGCGCACCTGGTCGAGCGAACGGCGCAGATCATTTGGGGATCCAGACTCCTGGGCGATCTCGTTCCGCTCCCAGATTCGACCCTGGAGCGCTTCGCACCGATCTACAAGCTGCTGCGCTCGAGCTAAGCGCCCTCGACCAGGCTCTCGAAGTCGGCCAGCGCTGCTCGGAGACGACCGAACAGCGGGCCCTCCTTCCCATCGGCGAGAATACCGACGACGGTGCGGTAGAACCAGAGCTGCTTCTCCGGCCCAGCACTGAAGTGCTCCCACACTTCGTCTCCGAGCCGACGGTGATCCTCGACGAGCTCGCGCAGGTTGTGCAGCTTGTCACACGCCGCGAGCAGTCGAACCGACGGCTCCGCCGTCCGCAGATGCTCGATGTAGCGATCCTTCCGAACCTGCCACGGCTCCTTATTCGCCCCATCACTCGTGTCGACGAGACTGTCGGAGAGCGCCACCACCAGTGACGCGACGTGCGCGCCGAACCGCTTCTCGATCTCGACGCGCGTCGGCTCCCCGCCCTGATCTTCCACGGCGTCATGCAGGACGGCAGCGATCGCTTCGTCCTCGTCGGCGCCCGCGTCGAGGGCAAGACTCGCGACGCCCAGGAGATGCGCGATGTACGGCGTCTCCTTCGCCTTTCGCGTCTGCCGAATGTGCAGGCGGGCCGCGTAGGCGAGCGCTTCCGCGAAAGGCTCTCCGAGTCGGGGGTTGTCGGTCGTATCGCTCACGAGAAGCGTTCCCTCAGCCAGCTGACGACGAGCTCCATCGCCGGCTTTCGGTGTCCTTCCAGGTAGTGCAGCGCGCCTTCGAGCTCGTGGTACGTCACGTCGTCGCTTCCGGCTCGGTCGCGCACCTCGCGGGCCTGCCAGGTGCGGATCTCGGTGTCGGCCGTCGGATGGATGAGTAGCACCGGGCAGGTGACCTTGGGCATCGTGTCGGCGAGCTTCGCCGACGACGACAGACTCGACCATGTCGACAGCCAACCGTAAGGCGTCATGACGCGCGCCAAGCCGAACCGCCCGAAGTAGTTCGCTTCGAACGGGTCGGGGAAGGCGAACAGAGAGCCGAGAGGCCGGTCGTCCGGGTCGATCGTCGGATCGAGGTACACCGGGTTCGCGAGCGTCCGGTAGATCGTGAGGTACGGCGTGTGCAGACCACGGCGCCGTGCCTCCCGCCACTCGTCGCTGCCTTTGGGCAGGTCGCGGCCACCGCGACGCGCGGCGTCGGCCGCGGCGATCGCGTCGCGCGCGATGGTGTCGATCCGCTCGATGCGGTCGCGCTGGGCCGCGCGATAGTTCTCGAGCCATCCGCGGTCGTACGTCGCCGGTTCCGGCCACGGCTTCCACCCGTTGCGCGGATCGTACATGTCGAGTTCGGGGACGACCGAGTGGGGATCGTCCTCATCGGCGACCGACGGATCGATCACCTGCCCCATGAACACGCCCTCGCCGGGGTGCGCGGCGACGCCTACCCACGCATCTCCGCAGCCGGTCTCTGCCTGAGCCAGCGCCATCAGCGAGCCGCCGCCGCTGTTGCCGAACAACACCACCTTCTCGGCGCCGCGCCGTCGCATCTCGGCCACGGCGGTCTCCACGTCGATCACGCACTTCTCGTGGAGGCAGTCCGCGTCGTTGTTCAGATACCGGGTCGAAAAACCCAGAACGGCAAACCCCGCCGCCGCGAGCAGAGGACAGGCGTAGTGCACGGTGAAGTCCCCGCGCGGGTGGGCCAGGAGGACAGCCGTCTTCGGCTGCTTCCCGGCCGGTGTCCACAACATCCCCCGGACGAGCATCCCGTCCGGCGTGAGGAGTCGGATCTCCTCCTGGACGAGATCGACATCCGGGGCATCCTCGGGCAAGGGCCAGTAGCTCATTCCCAGCGGCCGCCCGGTCTTCAGAAGCTCCGACATGGCACTACCTTAGGACTCGCGCCGGTGTGTGCGCCAGAGCCCGCGAACCGGCTAGCGCCGATGAGATCTTCGGGGTTAGATGGCGGGATGACCGAAACGCAGGACTCCCTTCGTGCAAGACGGCTTCTCGCGATCGGCGCTGCCGTGGGCCTGCTCCTCGCTGTCGCCGCCATCGTCCGTCCCGGACCTCGATTCGACGCCGACGTCCCGCCGGGAACCGCCGCGGTGATCGAGGGCGCGGTGATCGAAGAGGAAGCGTTCGAGCGGGCCGTCGGCCTCCTCGCCGCCGACAGCAAGAATCCAATCGGCGAAGCGGAGCGGACACACGTTCTGAACCGAATGATCGAAGAAGAGCTCCT of the Candidatus Binatia bacterium genome contains:
- a CDS encoding alpha/beta hydrolase, with protein sequence MSELLKTGRPLGMSYWPLPEDAPDVDLVQEEIRLLTPDGMLVRGMLWTPAGKQPKTAVLLAHPRGDFTVHYACPLLAAAGFAVLGFSTRYLNNDADCLHEKCVIDVETAVAEMRRRGAEKVVLFGNSGGGSLMALAQAETGCGDAWVGVAAHPGEGVFMGQVIDPSVADEDDPHSVVPELDMYDPRNGWKPWPEPATYDRGWLENYRAAQRDRIERIDTIARDAIAAADAARRGGRDLPKGSDEWREARRRGLHTPYLTIYRTLANPVYLDPTIDPDDRPLGSLFAFPDPFEANYFGRFGLARVMTPYGWLSTWSSLSSSAKLADTMPKVTCPVLLIHPTADTEIRTWQAREVRDRAGSDDVTYHELEGALHYLEGHRKPAMELVVSWLRERFS
- a CDS encoding NUDIX hydrolase translates to MSGESTGLLPWVRLGLSKVYRTRVFDVLRQRSRSPRTGREHDFFVLEACDWVNVIPLTNDDEVVLIRQYRHGIEDFTLEIPGGMIDPTDASPQVAAGREMLEETGFGSDDIIPLGSIHPNPAIQANHCHTFLARGAEKRATPSFDGTEETEVVLEPLTRIPELIRTGLISHALVVVAFHWLELREEAPS
- a CDS encoding glycosyltransferase, producing the protein MRAALVSALYLPEFQGGATVVCRRLAAELVALGHGCTVFSGRTTADEPLGAVARGRVDAADTYRVNVGGALLPWARDGYWNPVATEAFAGFLAETRPDVVHVHSLQGLGAGVIGAARAAGAPVVVTMHDWWWLCPCLFRLSPEGEICPKHVRPKSCSGISEIDFTARRATLEAALSDVARIVVPSAFLRESLIENGFEGVRVVVHENGVPMPASVARAAGAGPGPTRFVFVGGAGNRAKGLDVLLTAAASLDEDFVLDAYSVDGSEAEKWSTALGARLRCHPPFSADQLDDVLSAADVVVVPSIMRESFSLVTREALARGRPVMTSDCGGPQEVVTDGQNGLVVPSNSVGALASALRRLAADREEVRALASRTSLEPVSVRAHAQASEALYREVVREAGGPRPSAARRRLAGRRVLFLTGMDGAPLRYRAWNLLERLALAGMQGDVLYHSDLRAVAAARAAELIVLYRAPFSATVARVVREARARAVPVLFSSDDFVFRADDLADAPALQHPDPQVVDGYRQSVEGHARCLDAADGFLGSTPELADGARDLGHPSYCLANGLSDHLLGLRSPVARGAADGPVRIGYASGTDTHDADLAMVAPALADVLGRFPQTVLALGGPVATPTVLEPFEGQIERWPFVPWNELPARLATLDVNLAPLDTSRPFNLGKSEVKLLEAAAVGVPTLASDAPAFVRGSRGGRVAVLCKDETEWRDGLARLVSEPALRQSLGDSARRDVRRRYGANGQVDDLVGILTEVFDRGSRGERPLPEPIVLEAGDGSEVAIEPGRSLFDQYQLEAESGGPLRPGAEVEQGFVCERDGLTRVDVRVGTYARTNSHDVHFSLQDEAGKTLAERSYPAEHFVDRRFVGLELDEPQPDSAGRTVTFRASAPGAQESNEILLWHAPSEMGGLTIGGQEQSGRALSFRAFAEPAGSGS
- a CDS encoding class II aldolase/adducin family protein, with the translated sequence MAKVQRSAEEVKAAVLRTAKEMLRTGLVEGTAGNLSARLPDGNVIMTPSSLDYEEMKLEDLVVIDLDGNVLEGERSPTTEKALHLACLRAHDDLGGVIHSHAMFATMFAVTRQPIPCVIEEFDVFVGGEVPVAEYKMTGSDELGDEVARWVEDRGAVLMANHGLLTVGKDIENAMKVAHLVERTAQIIWGSRLLGDLVPLPDSTLERFAPIYKLLRSS
- a CDS encoding HD domain-containing protein, coding for MSDTTDNPRLGEPFAEALAYAARLHIRQTRKAKETPYIAHLLGVASLALDAGADEDEAIAAVLHDAVEDQGGEPTRVEIEKRFGAHVASLVVALSDSLVDTSDGANKEPWQVRKDRYIEHLRTAEPSVRLLAACDKLHNLRELVEDHRRLGDEVWEHFSAGPEKQLWFYRTVVGILADGKEGPLFGRLRAALADFESLVEGA
- a CDS encoding HAMP domain-containing sensor histidine kinase; translated protein: MTLANLSPAFSPTSLRSKWNIIDALPIHIASIDDRGMILETNRSWKEFGHPAVGETLLSGWAGDATEPLVGSTLNLGIGELLAGTRDRFEIEYPVRRSDQTVWLSLSAYPSPGGAVVSQTDITERRRDDMRRAQENASAQIDSALARAGQGLITSLDLPETLDRLCRLTVELLDCDASHTIFWQEEDESYRAAASHGDTKENTEAIRNMRLPRTAFVGAVARGENVAVSQVDFREHAVAPLALLAKRLGVCQLLQISLRHGDKRIGFQTACRRSDEPFTEVDERLAARLGQLASLAIENARLVGQLGEASRLKSEFVATVSHELRTPIHVVLGFADLFLDGEFGELSADQHDGMNRIQFGARSLLELSEAALQLTRLDDGQVPVHLEDIDLAELADEAEKEVRVTQRDAAVEIERRIAPDVARVHSDRTKLKLILKSLLSNGLKFTPEGVVSLSAKRRGTEVVLVVKDTGVGIEREALPTIFEAFRQADGSTARRYAGVGLGLHIARRATERLGGSVHAQSTEGEGSRFEVVLPADRPQA